The genome window AACTGCGCAAGTGGGGCTGAGCGCCTCCGAATGATCCGTAAGAGAGCGGGCCAGCCGGCCCGCTCTTTTTCTTTGCGCGCGGCGTGTCCGTGCTAGCCTGAACAGAGTGCGAGGTGCAGCATGCCCAAGGCAATCTGGAACGGACAGGTCCTGGCCAGCTCGGACAAGACGATCGTGGTTGAGGACAACCATTACTTCCCGCCCGATTCGGTCCACATGAAATACTTCAAGCCCAGTGAGACTCACACCACCTGCGGGTGGAAGGGCACGGCTAGCTACTACACGGTTGAAGTCGATGGCGAACAGAACATCGACGCCGCCTGGTACTATCCCGATCCGATGGAGAAGGCCCTGCACATCAGGGACTACGTTGCCTTCTGGCGCGGCGTGAGCGTTGAGCCCTAGGAATTCTCGGCAAGGCGGGGAGCGGAGAGCAGGGGATCTCCACTTCCCGCAAGCTGCGCGGCGGGATCACCCCACAGCGGAATTTCAAACGAGAACACCGCGCCGCGCTTGCTGCGGTTGGCCGCGTGGATGGTGCCGTGGTGGGCCTCGATGATGCCGCGGGCGATGCTCAGGCCAA of Chrysiogenia bacterium contains these proteins:
- a CDS encoding DUF427 domain-containing protein, whose product is MPKAIWNGQVLASSDKTIVVEDNHYFPPDSVHMKYFKPSETHTTCGWKGTASYYTVEVDGEQNIDAAWYYPDPMEKALHIRDYVAFWRGVSVEP